The proteins below come from a single Fusobacterium nucleatum genomic window:
- the dnaN gene encoding DNA polymerase III subunit beta gives MKFSINKQKTIEIIGEYSNILKDNPVKPSLAGLFIQAKNNQVVFKGANTEIELIRYANCEIESEGQVLIKPALLLEYIKLVEGDNINFEKKDGYLIVNNAEFSILDDNTYPELTEIIPIVIATENTVKFTMSLEKVKFLTNSSASMDTLFNSIKMIFKDNILEFVSTDSFRLIYMKKELNNTINKDILVPGDSIAVIYKIFKDLDEEFSLAASDDRLIVTWKDAYFTCKLLSLNFPDFRPLINNTNHDKRFEFNRDELNLALKKVISVTKNSSDSKNVATFNFKGNQLLISGVSANAKINQKVNMIKTGEDLKLGMNCKYIKEFIDNVDKNIIIEATNSSSMLKIMEEGNEDYIYLVMPVNIRV, from the coding sequence ATGAAATTTTCTATAAATAAACAAAAAACAATAGAAATAATTGGAGAATATTCAAATATTTTAAAGGATAATCCTGTTAAACCAAGTCTGGCTGGGCTATTTATACAGGCTAAAAATAATCAAGTTGTATTTAAAGGTGCTAATACTGAAATTGAACTTATAAGGTATGCAAATTGTGAAATTGAAAGTGAAGGACAAGTTTTAATAAAACCCGCTTTACTTTTAGAATACATCAAATTAGTTGAGGGAGATAACATCAATTTTGAAAAGAAAGATGGTTACTTGATTGTGAATAATGCTGAGTTTTCAATATTAGATGATAATACCTACCCAGAACTTACTGAAATTATTCCAATAGTTATTGCAACTGAAAATACTGTAAAATTTACTATGTCACTTGAAAAAGTAAAATTCCTTACTAATTCATCTGCCAGTATGGATACCTTATTTAATTCAATAAAAATGATATTTAAAGATAATATCTTAGAGTTTGTCTCAACAGATTCTTTTAGGCTTATATATATGAAAAAAGAACTTAATAACACAATAAATAAAGATATTCTAGTTCCAGGAGATAGTATAGCTGTTATCTATAAAATATTTAAAGATTTAGATGAAGAATTTTCTCTTGCAGCAAGTGATGATAGACTTATTGTAACTTGGAAAGATGCTTATTTTACTTGTAAACTATTATCTTTAAACTTCCCTGATTTTAGACCTCTTATCAATAATACAAATCATGATAAAAGATTTGAATTTAATAGAGATGAGTTAAATTTAGCACTTAAAAAAGTTATATCTGTAACTAAAAATAGTAGCGATTCTAAAAATGTTGCTACATTTAACTTCAAAGGCAATCAACTTCTGATAAGTGGAGTTTCTGCTAATGCTAAAATTAATCAAAAAGTTAATATGATTAAAACTGGTGAAGATTTAAAATTAGGAATGAATTGTAAATATATCAAAGAATTTATAGATAATGTTGATAAAAATATTATTATAGAAGCTACTAATTCAAGTTCTATGTTAAAAATTATGGAAGAAGGAAATGAAGATTATATTTATTTAGTTATGCCTGTAAATATCAGGGTATAG